Proteins encoded in a region of the Mucilaginibacter sabulilitoris genome:
- a CDS encoding RagB/SusD family nutrient uptake outer membrane protein, translating into MKKFLITLLIPVLLFNSCTKVLDQVPQDKITEENFYKTTGDAEAAVTGIYDAAQALSTQYPVAFDAASDLANALLINYSPFSQHGITVDNAIVATYWQNNYVGIGRCNDVLKNVPNIDGSLFAAGQKERILGEAYFMRAYFYFNLLKAYGGVPLVTAPYDSFNADFTIARSTSDQVFGQIVSDLKIAETNLPLSYPSNIDTRGRATQGGAKALLAKVYLSMKDYTNAAAKALEVINTTTYSLVSGASAYAAMFSASSKNSSESIFEIQYVSSSSESNGLFSLYVPTPAPVGIQGGSYQIVPTDKIINAFETGDIRKNVSVSNSPATPPVPYVGKYLRLTNGIDPNIIALRLADIILVRAEALNNLGQTAEATDALDIIRRRAFGLPINTASPRDFPSANDVANNYNLTQAIENERMKELCFEGQRFYDLVRTGRATAVLGISANQMLWPIPLREVGRNPKLQQNPGY; encoded by the coding sequence ATGAAAAAGTTTTTAATAACGCTCCTTATACCAGTATTGCTATTTAATTCATGTACCAAGGTACTTGACCAGGTTCCTCAGGATAAAATCACGGAAGAAAATTTTTATAAAACCACCGGCGACGCAGAAGCCGCTGTCACAGGGATTTACGATGCTGCCCAGGCGTTGTCTACACAATACCCGGTGGCCTTTGATGCAGCATCCGATCTGGCCAATGCTTTACTCATTAATTACAGCCCCTTTTCCCAGCATGGCATCACGGTTGACAATGCAATAGTTGCCACTTATTGGCAAAATAATTATGTAGGAATTGGCAGATGCAACGACGTGTTGAAAAATGTTCCGAATATTGATGGCAGTTTGTTTGCTGCCGGGCAAAAAGAGCGGATTTTGGGCGAAGCATATTTTATGCGGGCCTATTTTTATTTTAACCTGCTTAAAGCTTATGGCGGCGTGCCCCTTGTAACTGCACCCTACGATTCGTTCAATGCCGACTTTACCATTGCCCGTTCTACAAGCGACCAGGTATTCGGTCAGATCGTTTCCGATCTTAAAATTGCCGAAACTAATCTTCCTTTGAGTTATCCTTCCAATATTGATACACGCGGTAGGGCTACTCAGGGCGGTGCAAAGGCGCTTTTGGCCAAGGTGTATTTAAGCATGAAGGATTACACTAACGCTGCCGCAAAAGCATTAGAAGTAATCAACACCACCACCTACAGCCTAGTTTCCGGGGCTTCTGCATACGCGGCTATGTTCTCTGCTTCATCTAAAAATAGCAGCGAATCTATTTTTGAAATCCAATATGTAAGCTCATCATCTGAAAGTAACGGTCTGTTCAGTTTATATGTACCTACACCTGCTCCAGTGGGTATACAGGGTGGCAGCTACCAGATTGTGCCTACAGATAAAATCATCAACGCCTTTGAAACGGGTGATATCAGGAAAAATGTATCTGTAAGCAATAGCCCGGCCACACCACCGGTACCGTATGTGGGGAAATATTTAAGGCTAACCAATGGTATCGATCCCAATATTATAGCCCTCAGACTTGCCGATATTATTCTTGTGCGTGCAGAAGCTTTGAATAACCTGGGGCAAACTGCAGAGGCTACCGATGCACTTGACATCATCAGGAGGCGTGCATTCGGGTTACCAATAAATACGGCGTCACCTCGGGATTTTCCGAGTGCAAATGACGTAGCTAATAACTACAATCTTACCCAGGCAATTGAAAACGAGCGGATGAAGGAGCTGTGTTTTGAAGGGCAACGTTTTTATGATCTTGTCAGGACTGGCCGTGCTACAGCAGTACTCGGCATTTCAGCCAATCAAATGCTATGGCCTATACCGCTACGGGAGGTTGGCCGTAATCCTAAACTACAACAAAATCCGGGCTATTGA
- a CDS encoding NHL repeat-containing protein has translation MKKKVIYTLLVCFAALGTNCKKQIVAGDSHVKPILGAGNQKLSALATDYSVTWFGNNFPDVNNHVGNAARSMWVSPDGIIYTASGWDEKSRNIGIYQNGATIGAMGGTKDSQGSAIGGDSTSIYTAQQAPNAGYIGRYGRSTKTRNLLFKASNGTGDAIRGILVNGSEIFVSDFAGNRIGVYSNAGVLLREWTVTEPGALAIDSQSNLWVAQMSTGQVKSYSTTGVAGAVIDMGTNSRPSALYCDNTAGLLYIGDQGPDQNIKIYSNLSAIPQLQSTFGVTGGYLESTTGIRGQTGDKRFTRVVGIGKDNTGKLYVLNNPWGRSWDLGRNGATDIHCYSSSGTLLWVLQALNFEGNAGADSGTDGADFYSGNMFYTYSGTGGGRFKGNTIDPFRYPSDPRINLGDPSRGLHFGHFANVGGKRILMACGQNPDTFYSFYFNRNTDGYIGIPGVSFTKVRNGFALDSLGGVWISQDKTNAIQYYELTGFTASGKPTWASPVSTPVPASIAPLNRLAYLPNGDRMILAGGSSDWTLIGNRLEVYNGWKAGNRIPNTVITLTRGQAKSMTASGNYVFVGYYAVPNIDIFDLATGTLVLSMTTNNDVYVGNDVDSMYGINAYRKSNGQYLITKDDYNANKVVLYQWTPGQ, from the coding sequence ATGAAAAAGAAAGTAATTTATACATTGCTGGTTTGTTTTGCAGCACTCGGCACCAATTGCAAAAAACAAATTGTAGCTGGTGACAGTCACGTAAAACCTATATTAGGTGCAGGTAATCAAAAGCTATCTGCCTTAGCGACCGATTATAGTGTAACATGGTTCGGGAACAATTTTCCGGATGTTAATAATCATGTGGGTAATGCTGCCCGGTCAATGTGGGTTTCGCCCGATGGTATAATTTACACAGCATCGGGTTGGGACGAAAAGAGCAGGAACATTGGCATTTACCAAAATGGTGCTACCATCGGTGCAATGGGCGGTACTAAAGATTCGCAGGGGAGCGCCATAGGTGGTGATTCAACCTCTATCTATACCGCCCAGCAGGCGCCAAATGCTGGTTACATTGGTCGCTATGGTCGAAGTACCAAAACGCGCAACCTGCTTTTTAAAGCAAGTAACGGTACCGGCGATGCCATTCGTGGGATTTTGGTAAACGGCAGCGAGATTTTTGTAAGTGATTTTGCCGGGAACAGGATCGGCGTATATAGTAACGCGGGAGTTTTGCTAAGGGAATGGACGGTTACTGAACCGGGAGCTTTGGCAATAGACAGTCAATCCAATTTGTGGGTTGCCCAGATGAGCACCGGCCAGGTAAAGAGTTATAGCACTACAGGTGTTGCCGGTGCTGTAATTGATATGGGAACCAACAGCAGGCCTTCCGCACTTTATTGCGATAATACGGCCGGTTTACTTTATATCGGCGATCAGGGGCCGGATCAAAACATCAAAATCTATTCAAACCTATCGGCAATTCCGCAATTGCAATCGACCTTTGGCGTTACTGGCGGTTATCTGGAATCTACAACCGGCATTCGCGGGCAAACAGGTGATAAAAGGTTTACCAGGGTAGTTGGAATAGGAAAAGACAATACAGGAAAGCTGTATGTGCTCAATAACCCCTGGGGACGCTCATGGGATTTAGGGCGCAATGGAGCTACTGATATTCACTGTTACAGCAGCTCCGGAACCCTGCTATGGGTATTACAGGCCCTGAATTTTGAAGGCAATGCCGGCGCAGACTCAGGAACAGACGGGGCTGATTTCTATAGCGGAAACATGTTTTATACCTATAGTGGTACAGGAGGAGGAAGGTTTAAAGGGAATACGATAGACCCGTTCCGGTATCCGTCCGATCCGCGTATCAATTTAGGCGATCCTTCGAGAGGCTTACATTTCGGGCATTTTGCCAATGTTGGCGGAAAAAGGATACTGATGGCTTGTGGCCAAAATCCCGATACTTTCTACAGCTTTTATTTTAACAGAAACACCGATGGTTATATTGGTATCCCGGGCGTTTCTTTTACCAAGGTGAGAAACGGTTTTGCTTTAGATTCGCTGGGTGGTGTTTGGATTTCGCAGGATAAGACAAATGCCATTCAATATTATGAGCTTACCGGCTTTACCGCCAGCGGAAAGCCAACCTGGGCTTCGCCTGTGAGCACGCCTGTACCGGCAAGTATTGCTCCCCTTAACCGTCTTGCATACTTACCAAATGGCGACCGGATGATACTGGCCGGCGGAAGTTCCGACTGGACACTGATTGGTAACCGGTTAGAAGTTTATAACGGATGGAAGGCCGGTAACCGCATACCAAATACAGTTATAACGCTTACCAGGGGTCAGGCAAAATCAATGACGGCTTCGGGTAATTACGTATTTGTAGGCTATTATGCAGTGCCAAATATCGATATTTTTGATCTTGCTACCGGAACCTTGGTATTGAGCATGACCACCAATAATGATGTTTATGTTGGCAATGATGTTGATTCAATGTATGGCATCAACGCATATAGAAAATCAAACGGGCAATACCTGATAACTAAAGATGACTACAATGCTAATAAAGTGGTACTTTACCAGTGGACACCGGGTCAATAA